The Nocardioides salarius genome includes a region encoding these proteins:
- a CDS encoding aldehyde dehydrogenase, which translates to MTQTQDHRPIGVDALDRDSFYIDGRWTRPATGDVIEVVSPHTEQVVARVPEGRPADIDAAVAAARRAFDEGPWPRTSPAERIEVVQRLSGLYAARLGDMAELITIEMGSPTSFANLAQSPAPWMQIEAFIAIARDFAWEAARPGVLGSDVLVRHEPVGVVAAIAPWNVPQFTLVSKVVPALLAGCTVVAKPAPESPLDAYLLAELLDEAGVPPGVVNIVAGGREAGAHLVAHPGIDKVAFTGSTAAGRTIGAVCGEQLKRCSLELGGKSAAIVLDDADLAVTMEGLRFTSFMNSGQACVAQTRVLAPRGRYAEVVDALAQTAASMPVGDPADPATEVGPMVARRQQERVTSYIEVGRGEGARLVTGGTGMPEGLDRGWYVRPTVFADVDNRMRIAQEEIFGPVVSVIAYDGVEEAVRIANDSDYGLAGTVWTADLAAGIDVARQVRTGTYGVNTYTMDFAAPFGGFKASGVGREFGPEGMAQYTEVKSIYTPPPAG; encoded by the coding sequence ATGACCCAGACCCAGGACCACCGACCGATCGGCGTCGACGCGCTCGACCGCGACTCCTTCTACATCGACGGGCGGTGGACCCGACCCGCCACGGGCGACGTCATCGAGGTCGTCTCGCCGCACACCGAGCAGGTCGTGGCGCGGGTGCCCGAGGGTCGTCCCGCCGACATCGACGCCGCCGTGGCGGCCGCGCGCCGGGCCTTCGACGAGGGGCCCTGGCCGCGCACGTCCCCGGCGGAGCGGATCGAGGTCGTCCAACGCCTCTCGGGCCTGTACGCCGCCCGGCTGGGCGACATGGCCGAGCTGATCACCATCGAGATGGGCTCGCCCACATCGTTCGCCAACCTGGCGCAGTCGCCGGCCCCCTGGATGCAGATCGAGGCGTTCATCGCGATCGCGCGCGACTTCGCGTGGGAGGCCGCCCGACCGGGCGTGCTCGGCTCCGACGTGCTGGTGCGCCACGAGCCGGTCGGGGTGGTGGCGGCGATCGCTCCGTGGAACGTCCCGCAGTTCACGCTGGTCTCCAAGGTGGTCCCGGCCCTGCTGGCGGGGTGCACGGTGGTCGCCAAGCCCGCCCCGGAGTCGCCGCTCGACGCCTACCTGCTGGCCGAGCTGCTGGACGAGGCGGGCGTACCGCCCGGCGTGGTGAACATCGTGGCCGGCGGCCGCGAGGCCGGCGCCCACCTCGTCGCCCACCCGGGCATCGACAAGGTGGCCTTCACCGGCTCCACCGCCGCCGGTCGCACCATCGGCGCGGTGTGCGGCGAGCAGCTCAAGCGCTGCTCCCTCGAGCTGGGCGGCAAGTCGGCGGCCATCGTGCTCGACGACGCCGACCTCGCCGTCACGATGGAGGGCCTGCGCTTCACCTCCTTCATGAACTCCGGGCAGGCCTGCGTGGCCCAGACCCGGGTGCTGGCCCCGCGCGGGCGCTACGCCGAGGTGGTCGACGCCCTGGCGCAGACCGCCGCATCGATGCCGGTCGGCGACCCGGCCGACCCCGCCACCGAGGTCGGCCCGATGGTGGCGCGCCGGCAGCAGGAGCGGGTGACGTCGTACATCGAGGTCGGCCGGGGCGAGGGGGCCCGCCTGGTCACCGGCGGCACGGGGATGCCCGAGGGCCTCGACCGCGGCTGGTACGTGCGCCCGACGGTCTTCGCCGACGTCGACAACCGGATGCGCATCGCCCAGGAGGAGATCTTCGGGCCCGTCGTCTCGGTGATCGCCTACGACGGCGTCGAGGAGGCGGTGCGGATCGCCAACGACTCCGACTACGGCCTCGCGGGGACCGTGTGGACCGCCGACCTGGCGGCCGGGATCGACGTGGCCCGCCAGGTGCGCACCGGCACCTACGGGGTCAACACCTACACGATGGACTTCGCCGCGCCCTTCGGCGGCTTCAAGGCCTCCGGGGTGGGCCGCGAGTTCGGGCCCGAGGGGATGGCGCAGTACACCGAGGTCAAGTCCATCTACACCCCGCCGCCGGCGGGCTAG
- a CDS encoding DUF11 domain-containing protein, with product MRLKRTRNLATTVAVTTTLGLAGLPLLLAPASAAPAPRLELSITADKTTAAGGDSVVYTLSVKNTGGSVATAPVITHTVPHGLTLTSAPGCSATGATLTCTLGDLAAGATAAPRTVTATVDAFTAPAPSDSGHRLVYVKEEKFVELPAGKATTASLACPAGHVVTDGSLQLDSVHASSATDVFTTESYAATVDGRSGWVASVVNDGARATGKLRVSCLATQTTGSSHTHALVGGVTRTTGTATGADGDGVIAATSGSCASGQVAIAPSFEFTAGSGLMISSAPQGAGWSFTAEELEEDSRLKVSVACLDLATAPAHGHSAQLGLRSVDPVARMIEDGASGSVETSCGPSAYAVAGGFSATEPGLLQVGFDPRYETRSHQFFNDSGDKARAEVSAVCLESSLGGERGSKQITSTAVVTSGTRSASGSTTITAIAGGEPATPSISAAGAQHNAAGSKIKVTVSCGAAPCTLTGKAISLGSESGGIAKGKQIGYGKIKLVAGQTKVLKLGVKSSFRTQVKSSGFKKFTLTLRGGGVDEKIDLAI from the coding sequence ATGCGCCTGAAGCGCACACGAAATCTGGCCACCACCGTGGCCGTGACCACGACCCTGGGCCTCGCGGGCCTGCCACTGCTCCTCGCGCCCGCCTCGGCCGCACCGGCGCCCCGGCTCGAGCTGAGCATCACCGCCGACAAGACCACGGCCGCCGGCGGCGACAGCGTGGTCTACACGCTCTCGGTCAAGAACACCGGCGGCTCGGTGGCCACCGCTCCCGTCATCACCCACACCGTCCCCCACGGCCTCACGCTCACCAGCGCGCCGGGGTGCAGCGCCACGGGCGCCACGCTCACCTGCACCCTCGGCGACCTGGCCGCCGGCGCGACGGCCGCGCCGCGCACCGTCACCGCCACCGTCGACGCCTTCACCGCCCCGGCGCCCAGCGACTCCGGGCACCGGCTGGTCTACGTGAAGGAGGAGAAGTTCGTCGAGCTGCCCGCCGGCAAGGCGACGACCGCCTCGCTGGCCTGCCCGGCCGGGCACGTCGTCACCGACGGCAGCCTGCAGCTCGACAGCGTGCACGCCTCGAGCGCCACCGACGTCTTCACCACCGAGAGCTACGCCGCCACCGTCGACGGTCGCTCGGGCTGGGTGGCGAGCGTCGTCAACGACGGGGCCCGCGCCACCGGCAAGCTGCGGGTGAGCTGCCTGGCCACGCAGACCACCGGCTCCAGCCACACCCACGCACTGGTCGGCGGAGTCACGCGCACGACCGGCACCGCGACGGGCGCCGACGGCGACGGCGTCATCGCCGCGACCAGCGGTTCCTGCGCCAGCGGACAGGTCGCGATCGCGCCCTCGTTCGAGTTCACCGCCGGGTCGGGCCTGATGATCTCCTCGGCACCCCAGGGCGCCGGGTGGTCCTTCACCGCCGAGGAGCTCGAGGAGGACAGCAGGTTGAAGGTCTCGGTCGCGTGCCTCGACCTGGCCACGGCTCCCGCCCACGGGCACAGCGCGCAGCTGGGCCTGCGCTCGGTCGACCCCGTCGCCCGGATGATCGAGGACGGCGCCTCCGGCTCCGTCGAGACCAGCTGCGGGCCGTCGGCGTACGCCGTGGCCGGTGGCTTCAGCGCCACCGAGCCCGGCCTGCTCCAGGTCGGCTTCGACCCGCGCTACGAGACCCGGTCGCACCAGTTCTTCAACGACAGCGGCGACAAGGCCCGGGCCGAGGTCAGCGCGGTGTGCCTGGAGTCCTCGCTGGGCGGCGAGCGCGGCAGCAAGCAGATCACCAGCACCGCGGTCGTGACCTCCGGCACCAGGTCGGCCAGCGGCTCGACCACCATCACCGCCATCGCCGGCGGCGAGCCGGCCACGCCGAGCATCAGTGCCGCCGGTGCCCAGCACAACGCGGCGGGCAGCAAGATCAAGGTCACCGTCTCGTGCGGGGCGGCCCCCTGCACCCTGACCGGCAAGGCGATCTCGCTGGGCTCCGAGTCGGGCGGCATCGCCAAGGGCAAGCAGATCGGCTACGGCAAGATCAAGCTGGTAGCGGGTCAGACCAAGGTGCTCAAGCTCGGTGTGAAGAGCAGCTTCCGCACGCAGGTCAAGAGCAGCGGCTTCAAGAAGTTCACCCTCACCCTGCGTGGTGGCGGCGTCGACGAGAAGATCGACCTCGCCATCTGA
- a CDS encoding succinic semialdehyde dehydrogenase: MNAQQPDRPGAPSLDGPHDPEHDPTASYALEPEYVASLTRRVRSSTGRTAEVRTPINGAPLAHVPQSGEQDVQGAFTRARRAQAAWSRTSLEHRSAIMMRLHDLVIDRQEEILDLIVWESGKARQHAFDEPIHIALTARYYARTAHQHLDPRRRLGVVPGLTRVEVNRVPKGVVGIISPWNYPFTMALCDGLPALMAGNAVVAKPDAQTMLSALLGAQLLEEAGFPKDLWQVVAGPGSDVGPQVIGQADYICFTGSTATGRRVAAGCAERLIGCSLELGGKNPMLVLRDADVEKAAEGAVRASFSNAGQLCVSAERLFVADQVYDRFVERFVARTQAMTLGASLQWGNDMGSLVSQAQLDTVTSQVEDAVAKGARVLTGGRARPDLGPYVFEPTILEGVTPEMTCFGQETFGPVVSLYRFHDEADAVARANAGEYGLNGSVYSRDGVRARAIAREIACGTVNVNEAFAATFASIDSPMGGMRQSGMGRRQGSEGIHRYTETQSVATQRLIRIAPMLGMSDETYARVMTAQLRVMKKLGRP; encoded by the coding sequence ATGAACGCCCAGCAGCCCGACCGGCCCGGTGCCCCGTCGCTCGACGGGCCGCACGACCCCGAGCACGACCCGACCGCGTCGTACGCCCTCGAGCCGGAGTACGTCGCCTCGCTGACCCGGCGCGTGCGCAGCAGCACCGGGCGCACCGCCGAGGTGCGCACCCCGATCAACGGGGCGCCGCTGGCGCACGTGCCGCAGTCGGGCGAGCAGGACGTGCAGGGGGCCTTCACCCGGGCGCGGCGCGCCCAGGCGGCGTGGTCGCGCACCAGCCTCGAGCACCGCTCGGCCATCATGATGCGGCTGCACGACCTGGTGATCGACCGCCAGGAGGAGATCCTCGACCTCATCGTCTGGGAGTCGGGCAAGGCTCGTCAGCACGCCTTCGACGAGCCGATCCACATCGCGCTCACCGCGCGCTACTACGCCCGCACCGCGCACCAGCACCTCGACCCCCGGCGTCGCCTCGGCGTGGTGCCCGGCCTGACCCGGGTCGAGGTCAACCGCGTGCCCAAGGGCGTCGTGGGCATCATCTCGCCCTGGAACTACCCCTTCACGATGGCACTGTGCGACGGGCTGCCCGCGCTGATGGCCGGCAACGCCGTGGTGGCCAAGCCCGACGCCCAGACCATGCTCTCAGCGCTGCTGGGTGCGCAGCTGCTCGAGGAGGCCGGCTTCCCGAAGGACCTGTGGCAGGTCGTGGCCGGCCCCGGCTCCGACGTCGGCCCCCAGGTGATCGGCCAGGCCGACTACATCTGCTTCACCGGCTCCACCGCCACCGGCCGCCGGGTCGCTGCCGGCTGCGCCGAGCGGCTGATCGGCTGCTCCCTCGAGCTGGGTGGCAAGAACCCGATGCTGGTGCTGCGCGACGCCGACGTCGAGAAGGCCGCCGAGGGCGCGGTGCGTGCCTCGTTCTCCAACGCCGGCCAGCTCTGCGTCTCCGCCGAGCGGCTCTTCGTCGCCGACCAGGTCTACGACCGCTTCGTCGAGCGCTTCGTGGCACGCACCCAGGCGATGACCCTGGGCGCGAGCCTCCAGTGGGGCAACGACATGGGCTCGCTGGTCAGCCAGGCGCAGCTCGACACCGTGACCAGCCAGGTCGAGGACGCCGTCGCCAAGGGCGCGCGGGTGCTCACCGGCGGGCGCGCCCGGCCCGACCTGGGCCCCTACGTCTTCGAGCCGACCATCCTCGAGGGCGTCACACCCGAGATGACCTGCTTCGGCCAGGAGACCTTCGGGCCCGTGGTCTCGCTCTACCGCTTCCACGACGAGGCCGACGCGGTGGCGCGGGCCAACGCGGGGGAGTACGGCCTCAACGGCTCGGTCTACAGCCGTGACGGCGTCCGGGCCCGGGCGATCGCGCGCGAGATCGCCTGCGGCACCGTCAACGTCAACGAGGCCTTCGCGGCCACCTTCGCCTCCATCGACTCGCCGATGGGCGGGATGCGCCAGTCGGGGATGGGGCGGCGCCAGGGGAGCGAGGGCATCCACCGCTACACCGAGACCCAGTCGGTCGCCACGCAGCGGCTGATCCGCATCGCCCCGATGCTGGGCATGTCCGACGAGACCTACGCACGGGTGATGACCGCCCAGCTGCGTGTGATGAAGAAGCTGGGAAGGCCCTGA
- a CDS encoding GMC family oxidoreductase, producing the protein MSEHDYDVLVIGSGFGGSVSALRLTEKGYRVGVVEAGARFEDDDFASGTFDLTRYLWAPALGCYGIQRIDAVRDTMIVAGAGVGGGSLVYANTLYEPLPAFYNDPQWSHITDWKSELAPYYDQAKRMLGVVENPVRTPADDVMEKVAGDMGVADSFHPTPVGVFFGGPGQQPGEQAEDPFFGGAGPARNACLNCGECMSGCRHNAKNTLVKNYLYLAEKQGARVMPLSTVTRIRPREGGGYDVTIKYTKAKRATARTTRTLTAEHVVMAAASLGTQKLLHRMKDEGHLPRVSDRLGYLSRTNSESILGAIAPKSDTTDYSYGVAITSSFHPDADTHVEPVRYGKGFNAMAMMQTVLTDGDGDGPRWRAWLKEMWTQRREIANLYDLKHWSERTVIALVMQSLDNSITTYGKRNRLTGHWRMTSRQGHGAPNPTWIPAANDAVRRIAGVLGGTAGGNIGEPFNMPLTAHFIGGCAIGDSPESGVIDPYQRVYGHPGLHVMDGAAITANLGVNPSLTITAQAERAMALWPNKGEADRRPGLGADYRRVDPVAPLHPVVPEGAPGALRLPIVGVS; encoded by the coding sequence ATGAGCGAGCACGACTACGACGTCCTGGTGATCGGCTCCGGGTTCGGCGGCTCGGTGAGTGCGCTGAGGCTGACCGAGAAGGGCTACCGCGTGGGCGTGGTCGAGGCGGGCGCCCGCTTCGAGGACGACGACTTCGCCTCGGGCACCTTCGACCTCACCCGCTACCTGTGGGCGCCCGCCCTGGGCTGCTACGGCATCCAGCGCATCGACGCGGTCCGCGACACGATGATCGTGGCCGGGGCGGGCGTCGGCGGCGGCTCGCTGGTCTACGCCAACACGCTCTACGAGCCGCTGCCGGCCTTCTACAACGACCCGCAGTGGAGCCACATCACCGACTGGAAGTCCGAGCTGGCGCCCTACTACGACCAGGCCAAGCGGATGCTCGGCGTGGTCGAGAACCCGGTGCGCACCCCGGCCGACGACGTGATGGAGAAGGTCGCCGGCGACATGGGCGTGGCCGACTCCTTCCACCCCACCCCGGTGGGCGTCTTCTTCGGCGGCCCGGGCCAGCAGCCCGGCGAGCAGGCCGAGGACCCCTTCTTCGGCGGCGCGGGCCCCGCGCGCAACGCCTGCCTCAACTGCGGCGAGTGCATGTCGGGCTGCCGGCACAACGCCAAGAACACCCTGGTCAAGAACTACCTCTACCTCGCCGAGAAGCAGGGCGCGCGGGTCATGCCGCTGAGCACCGTGACCCGCATCCGCCCCCGCGAGGGCGGCGGGTACGACGTGACCATCAAGTACACCAAGGCCAAGCGCGCCACCGCGCGCACCACCCGCACCCTCACCGCCGAGCACGTGGTGATGGCCGCGGCCTCCCTCGGCACCCAGAAGCTGCTGCACCGGATGAAGGACGAGGGCCACCTGCCGCGCGTCTCCGACCGGCTCGGCTACCTCTCGCGCACCAACTCCGAGTCGATCCTGGGCGCCATCGCACCCAAGTCGGACACCACCGACTACTCCTACGGCGTCGCGATCACGTCGAGCTTCCACCCCGACGCCGACACCCACGTCGAGCCGGTGCGCTACGGCAAGGGCTTCAACGCGATGGCGATGATGCAGACCGTGCTCACCGACGGCGACGGCGACGGGCCGCGCTGGCGCGCGTGGTTGAAGGAGATGTGGACCCAGCGCCGCGAGATCGCCAACCTCTACGACCTCAAGCACTGGTCGGAGCGGACCGTGATCGCGCTGGTGATGCAGAGCCTCGACAACTCGATCACCACCTACGGCAAGCGCAACAGGCTCACCGGGCACTGGCGGATGACCTCGCGCCAGGGCCACGGCGCGCCCAACCCGACGTGGATCCCGGCGGCCAACGACGCGGTGCGCCGCATCGCCGGGGTGCTGGGCGGCACGGCCGGCGGCAACATCGGCGAGCCCTTCAACATGCCGCTGACCGCCCACTTCATCGGTGGCTGCGCGATCGGCGACTCGCCCGAGAGCGGCGTGATCGACCCCTACCAGCGCGTCTACGGCCACCCCGGCCTGCACGTGATGGACGGCGCCGCGATCACCGCCAACCTGGGGGTCAACCCGTCGCTGACGATCACCGCGCAGGCCGAGCGCGCGATGGCCCTGTGGCCCAACAAGGGCGAGGCCGACCGGCGTCCCGGGCTGGGCGCCGACTACCGCCGCGTCGACCCCGTCGCGCCGCTGCACCCGGTGGTCCCGGAGGGCGCTCCCGGCGCCCTGCGGCTGCCCATCGTGGGAGTCAGCTGA
- the guaA gene encoding glutamine-hydrolyzing GMP synthase has protein sequence MSDVTPGIPDHDLVLVVDFGAQYAQLIARRVREARVYSEIVPHHLPVEEMLARKPKAIILSGGPSSVYAEGAPGIDPTIFTSGTPVFGMCYGFQLMAAGLGGTVARTGSREYGRTPVTVGEAGTLLADVPSSHTVWMSHGDAVTAAPEGFSVLAETTKTPVAAFEQVDRGLAGVQWHPEVLHTEHGQQVLEHFLVDIAGCRQTWTMVNIVEEQIESIRAQIGERGQAICGLSGGVDSAVAAAIVQRAIGDRLTCVYVDHGLMRSGETEQVERDFVAATGVDLRVVDAEKQFLDALAGVSDPEEKRKIIGREFIRTFEAAEAEVLADKMPDAVTGEGGDKVAFLVQGTLYPDVVESGGGAGTSNIKSHHNVGGLPEDLEFELVEPLRTLFKDEVRLVGEQLGLPAEIVHRQPFPGPGLGIRIIGEVTRERLDILRQADAIVREEMTRAGLDRDIWQMPVVLLADVRSVGVQGDGRTYGHPIVLRPVTSEDAMTADWARLPYEVLETVSTRITNEVEEVNRVTVDITSKPPGTIEWE, from the coding sequence ATGAGCGACGTGACCCCCGGCATCCCCGACCACGACCTCGTGCTGGTCGTCGACTTCGGGGCGCAGTACGCGCAGCTGATCGCCCGACGGGTGCGCGAGGCACGGGTCTACTCCGAGATCGTGCCGCACCACCTGCCGGTCGAGGAGATGCTGGCCCGCAAGCCGAAGGCGATCATCCTCTCCGGCGGCCCGAGCTCGGTCTACGCCGAGGGCGCGCCGGGCATCGACCCCACGATCTTCACGTCGGGCACCCCGGTCTTCGGCATGTGCTACGGCTTCCAGCTGATGGCGGCCGGCCTGGGCGGCACCGTGGCGCGCACCGGCTCGCGCGAGTACGGCCGGACCCCGGTCACCGTCGGCGAGGCGGGCACCCTGCTGGCCGACGTGCCGTCGTCGCACACCGTGTGGATGTCGCACGGCGACGCGGTCACCGCGGCCCCCGAGGGCTTCTCGGTGCTCGCTGAGACCACCAAGACCCCGGTCGCGGCGTTCGAGCAGGTCGACCGTGGCCTGGCCGGCGTGCAGTGGCACCCCGAGGTGCTGCACACCGAGCATGGCCAGCAGGTCCTCGAGCACTTCCTCGTCGACATCGCCGGCTGCCGCCAGACCTGGACGATGGTCAACATCGTCGAGGAGCAGATCGAGTCGATCCGTGCCCAGATCGGCGAGCGCGGCCAGGCGATCTGCGGCCTGTCCGGCGGCGTCGACTCGGCCGTGGCCGCCGCCATCGTGCAGCGCGCCATCGGCGACCGGCTCACCTGCGTGTACGTCGACCACGGGCTGATGCGCTCGGGAGAGACCGAGCAGGTCGAGCGGGACTTCGTGGCCGCCACCGGGGTCGACCTGCGCGTCGTCGACGCCGAGAAGCAGTTCCTCGACGCCCTCGCCGGGGTCTCGGACCCCGAGGAGAAGCGCAAGATCATCGGCCGCGAGTTCATCCGCACCTTCGAGGCCGCCGAGGCCGAGGTGCTGGCCGACAAGATGCCCGACGCCGTGACCGGCGAGGGCGGCGACAAGGTCGCGTTCCTGGTGCAGGGCACCCTCTACCCCGACGTGGTGGAGTCGGGCGGCGGCGCCGGCACCTCCAACATCAAGAGCCACCACAACGTGGGCGGCCTGCCCGAGGACCTCGAGTTCGAGCTCGTCGAGCCGCTGCGCACGCTCTTCAAGGACGAGGTGCGCCTGGTCGGCGAGCAGCTGGGCCTGCCCGCCGAGATCGTGCACCGCCAGCCGTTCCCGGGCCCCGGCCTGGGCATCCGGATCATCGGCGAGGTCACCCGCGAGCGGCTCGACATCCTGCGCCAGGCCGACGCGATCGTGCGCGAGGAGATGACCCGCGCCGGGCTCGACCGCGACATCTGGCAGATGCCGGTGGTGCTGCTGGCCGACGTCCGCTCGGTCGGCGTGCAGGGCGACGGCCGCACCTACGGCCACCCCATCGTGCTGCGCCCGGTCACCTCGGAGGACGCGATGACCGCCGACTGGGCCCGACTGCCCTACGAGGTCCTCGAGACCGTCTCGACCCGCATCACCAACGAGGTCGAGGAGGTCAACCGGGTCACGGTCGACATCACCAGCAAGCCCCCGGGCACCATCGAGTGGGAGTGA
- a CDS encoding LapA family protein: protein MSTTQPTPGDEPTQPSTEPTTEPTTGPTGRKAGDDPLRGSRTSGLYAAVVGLGVLLVLLIIFIAQNTDTTTVRFLSFEGETPVAVAMLIATAAGILLTATAGSLRIIQLRRRTKKDIKNR from the coding sequence ATGAGCACCACGCAGCCCACCCCGGGTGACGAGCCGACCCAGCCCAGCACCGAGCCGACGACCGAGCCGACCACCGGGCCTACCGGCAGGAAGGCCGGCGACGACCCGCTGCGCGGCTCGCGCACCAGCGGCCTCTACGCAGCCGTGGTCGGGCTGGGCGTGCTCCTGGTGCTGCTGATCATCTTCATCGCCCAGAACACCGACACCACGACCGTGCGGTTCCTCTCCTTCGAGGGCGAGACCCCCGTGGCGGTGGCGATGCTCATCGCCACCGCGGCCGGCATCCTGCTCACCGCGACCGCCGGCAGCCTGCGCATCATCCAGCTGCGGCGGCGTACGAAGAAGGACATCAAGAACCGCTGA
- a CDS encoding VOC family protein — MSEQPSRALHHLDLWVGDLERAVDEWGWLLGELGWEIDLPGTSWCHPDGTYLFVEHSPDQHDAAYDRMRAGINHLALCTDSRALLDRIRAESTAHGWHEMYADRYPHAGGEQHTALYVESSEGFEVEVVLMD; from the coding sequence ATGAGCGAGCAGCCGTCCCGGGCCCTGCACCACCTCGACCTGTGGGTCGGCGACCTCGAGCGCGCCGTCGACGAGTGGGGCTGGCTCCTCGGCGAGCTGGGCTGGGAGATCGACCTCCCGGGCACGTCGTGGTGCCACCCCGACGGCACCTACCTCTTCGTCGAGCACTCCCCCGACCAGCACGACGCGGCGTACGACCGGATGCGGGCGGGGATCAACCACCTCGCGCTGTGCACCGACTCGCGCGCCCTGCTCGACCGGATCCGGGCGGAGTCGACCGCTCACGGGTGGCACGAGATGTACGCCGACCGCTACCCGCACGCCGGCGGCGAGCAGCACACCGCGCTCTACGTCGAGAGCTCGGAGGGCTTCGAGGTCGAGGTCGTCCTGATGGACTGA
- a CDS encoding DUF5709 domain-containing protein, with amino-acid sequence MSTGPNEQDDTYGDYSVEESDQLTGEDTLADGDVEDQLDRGYSPPEKYSPGQGFGNTPYEEASGESLDQRVAQEVPEPDPYAEAEAEADREQVAGEVGDERAGRLVDPDEGLGEDLEKDLVGDDVGIDGAAASAEEAAVHVVPDDPADA; translated from the coding sequence ATGAGCACCGGACCGAACGAACAGGACGACACCTACGGCGACTACTCCGTCGAGGAGAGCGACCAGCTGACCGGCGAGGACACCCTCGCCGACGGCGACGTGGAGGACCAGCTCGACCGCGGCTACTCGCCGCCCGAGAAGTACTCCCCCGGTCAGGGCTTCGGCAACACGCCCTACGAGGAGGCGAGCGGCGAGTCGCTCGACCAGCGGGTGGCCCAGGAGGTCCCCGAGCCCGACCCGTACGCCGAAGCGGAGGCCGAGGCCGATCGCGAGCAGGTCGCCGGCGAGGTCGGCGACGAGCGCGCCGGGCGCCTCGTGGACCCCGACGAGGGCCTCGGCGAGGACCTGGAGAAGGACCTGGTCGGCGACGACGTCGGCATCGACGGCGCGGCCGCCTCGGCCGAGGAGGCCGCGGTGCACGTCGTCCCCGACGACCCGGCCGACGCCTGA
- a CDS encoding mechanosensitive ion channel family protein, whose protein sequence is MAVTWTNALLAAGSALAGALAVVVLTHLVVRLLARRWPPASRLAHSARRPFRALVVLLALSGWVAGVRPDPSSDWATWWDAAALALRVLAIGAGGWLLTAVLLFVEDLTLGRTRTDVRDNRLARRVRTQVLLVRRLTIALVTIVTIGAILFSFPAVRTIGASVLASAGLISVVAALAAQSMLANVFAGMQLAFNDAVKVDDAVIVEGEWGTIEEITLSYVVVRIWDERRMILPSTYFTTTPFQNWTRKNSELMGSVELDLDWRTGVDALREHLPSVMERAGEMWDGRVSHVQVTDAVGGWVRVRVLVTSYDAPTLYDLRCHVREELVRWVREQHTEALPVRRLLLDGQ, encoded by the coding sequence ATGGCCGTCACCTGGACCAACGCCCTGCTCGCCGCCGGTTCCGCGCTCGCGGGGGCCCTGGCCGTCGTCGTGCTCACGCACCTGGTCGTGCGCCTCCTGGCCCGCCGCTGGCCGCCCGCCTCGCGCCTGGCGCACTCGGCGCGGCGGCCGTTCCGGGCCCTGGTCGTGCTGCTCGCACTGAGCGGCTGGGTCGCCGGGGTCCGCCCAGACCCGTCCTCCGACTGGGCGACCTGGTGGGACGCCGCGGCCCTGGCCCTGCGCGTCCTGGCGATCGGCGCGGGCGGGTGGCTGCTGACCGCCGTGCTGCTCTTCGTCGAGGACCTGACGCTGGGCCGCACCCGCACCGACGTGCGGGACAACCGGCTGGCCCGACGGGTGCGCACCCAGGTGCTGCTGGTGCGCCGGCTCACGATCGCGCTGGTGACCATCGTGACCATCGGCGCGATCCTCTTCTCCTTCCCCGCCGTGCGCACCATCGGGGCCAGCGTGCTCGCCTCGGCCGGCCTGATCTCGGTCGTCGCGGCCCTCGCGGCGCAGTCGATGCTCGCCAACGTCTTCGCGGGCATGCAGCTGGCCTTCAACGACGCCGTGAAGGTCGACGACGCCGTCATCGTCGAGGGAGAGTGGGGCACCATCGAGGAGATCACCCTGAGCTACGTCGTGGTGCGGATCTGGGACGAGCGCCGGATGATCCTGCCCTCGACGTACTTCACCACCACGCCCTTCCAGAACTGGACGCGCAAGAACTCCGAGCTGATGGGCTCGGTCGAGCTCGACCTCGACTGGCGCACCGGGGTCGACGCGCTGCGCGAGCACCTGCCCTCGGTGATGGAACGCGCCGGCGAGATGTGGGACGGCCGCGTCTCGCACGTGCAGGTCACCGACGCCGTGGGCGGCTGGGTGCGGGTGCGCGTCCTGGTCACGTCGTACGACGCTCCCACGCTCTACGACCTGCGCTGCCACGTGCGCGAGGAGCTGGTGCGCTGGGTGCGCGAGCAGCACACGGAGGCGCTGCCGGTGCGGCGGCTGCTGCTCGACGGGCAGTGA